The genomic DNA TCCTTGAATTTTTATTCTAAAGCCCGTTCAAAGATGAGCAGATTGCCTAtcattggaaaacaaaaagaatgaacaaaaaaaagactctGCCAACGGGCACAGTTATGTACAATTTTTACCTACATGTTGCAGCTCTCTGCTGCACCTCTGACTATACTGATTGTACAATTTTGAATCTTTGTACAGTTTTTCTAGCCCATTGCGCATAGAAAAATTGGCAACAGAGAATATTCCCGCCAATGGGATACCGGGATGTGTGGAAACGATTTGAACAGTTGCTTACGGCAATCGGCCTTCGTGATCGATCGCACGGtttaaactaaaataaaaaagacctACATCGATGCTTATATACAGGATAGATATTCTACTGGAGATTGGCTGCGGTTGCGCTGGAGACAGCCGCTGTACCGGTACTGTTGTTGTGATTCATCGATACGTGTATCGCTTGATTAACGaaggtggttgttgttgagaGCGTCTGTACAACGGAAGCGCTTGTACGCGAGCTGGCGAACGCAACTGGAATGGTTCCGTTTGTGATTATTGTGTGCCCGTTGGCCATCGGTGCGGTAAGCAGCATGGCGGTGCGAGCTTGGGCCGTCCCggcctgatgatgatgcaccgGAACGGTAGTGCCAGGCCCCAACAGCATGCTGTCTCCGTTCGCACCGTTACCGGTGGCGCCAAACACGTTTACCAAGTTTTCCTtcaacggcaaactggcacCCTTTCTGGCCATCATCCGATTGCCGCTGGCGAACTGTGTCTCTTCCGCTAGGCTGACAGCCGTTTGGCTACAGTTCGCGTACAGATACAGCGGGGCAGTAAGTGGTTGTCTTGCACCGTCCACGATTTTCCCATTAGCCGAAGGAAGCGATTGGTTCAAACGGTACGCGCTTTCACTGAGCATCGAGCTGACGAACGATTTCTTCGCGAATGTCGGCATCGGTAGTTCTTTGGGGAATCGGCCGCTGGAAAGAAGTTTTTGTGGAGGAGAACTACGATAGAAGCTAGTGTTGGTATATTCATTCGTATCGCTGCCCATACTGTCGTCCATTTCTAACACGATCGTTTCGATAGCATCATGCACCGTATAATCGTTGTCGGGAGTGGAATTGTTTTCCTGCCGGCTGCATGCATTCGTCGGTTCCTCGTCACTTACGTTGACCAGTCTTTCCTCCTCcatatgctgcacctcctcaTCCGAAGAGCATAGATCGATACTATCGATAACCATTGCACTTTCGGCAAATTCAGCCAGCTCTTTCCGTCGTTGCCGTTCCTGCTGTGCCGCGAGCTCTGCCTCCTGCCTTTCTCGTTCGATGCCGGGCTGGAGCGAAAGTTTCTGCACCTCGTCCGCAGTCAGTCTTTGCAGGCTTACCACAAATGGCCGGCAACGTTGCAGCAGCGGTTTGTTATAGAAGAGGAAATTTTCTATTCGTTGCTTGGTGAAAAATTGGCGCCTAGGGAATTTATATTGATGCTTCGATGGTTCGCAGGAATCGTCTGCTATGCGTTTGAACGTCACCGGACATCCGTTCGGTCCGGATTTTATCTTTCCAAACAACCATTTAGGGATCCGCCGATCGTGGATGTTTGTTGCGGCGTCCTGTATACTACCAGCGTTCTTTACACCTGGCCTTAACGGATAGTTTGCGCCGGGTGGAAGAGCCGGCGCGATGCAAAATCGTTCCATGCGTTCGTACCGCTCCAGTAAATAATCGGGCGTGGTAATGATTTTCGAAGCCTTTATCATAAACAGTCCCAGCGGCGAGGAGAGCGGAATTTGTGTACATTTCGCGAGTGTAACAACTTGCCGCGAGCGTCTCGGTAATCGGCGATATTTGCCGCCTGTGCTGGTGGCACTCTCTGCCATCGTACCACCACTACTATTTTCCACCTCGGCATTGTTCCCGGTCGACTTGGGGATTGTCGATGACGGGGCCGATTCGATGGCATTTCTACAGCGCAGCATAAAGTTTTGCGATAGGAAAGATACCAtcttttgttgctttgcttgCGCACGGGCTGCCGCATCGAGGGGCAGCTGATCATCCAGCACGGTGCCACAAAAGATaacgtcatcatcgtcactgGTATCGGCAAGCTCTGCATTGCTTTGTTCCGTGTGGCAGGCTTTCTCGTGCTCCTAAAATGTTTTGTAAGACACATACACAATCAATACAATTGCTTCGCTTTTATCGTTATACTACAGTACGCTATTGTGAAATGAATGGTTGGGGGAAAAGTAATATACCATTTGCTTTAAACCTTTCTTCGTCAATTCGATTCACTGACGCGTTAGAGCACAGATCCGTTTACTCGTAGTGATTCCTTACGTTGCGGGAAAAATGCACAGTTGCTACTGACTCGATCATAACTGGCTGCGCTGAGAGAACGATTTCAACCTTCAGGGTTCTCACACAAGCTGACTCAAATGACAGCTTTTGCGGTGGTGCTCTAAATGCGAATACACAAAACATTCTTTTTGCACTGAACTTAAGCATTAAGCGCACTGAGCAGTTATACTCGCTGGCTGATATAGACCAGCAATGCATATCTCACCCAATAAgtacaaaaataaatccaaatttaatgctttttttcagttttcatAGATGATCGTCTACGGGAAAACCCACAACTCAAACTGCACAATAGCTAGCTTTGTATTtcacaatattttttatacctTTTTATATTACAGGATCAGCGccaattgataaaaaaacagCGCACATACTTCAGCGATCTACGCCAACGAATATGTGAACAAATGTAATTGATATAAACTTTGTTATAATCACACGAATCATGCTACAAGCCACTGATTTGGCCCCTCGGTAACTACCCTGTGAACAGCGATGTTGCTTCTTTTTATATAGTTTTTACCCAAGCCTACCTAGATCATGTTCGCGCTAGTCTTTTCCAGCTCTGAGTCAGAGGTTTCCAACAAACTCAAAAGCATATCTATACGATTATCACCATCCCCAAGCAGGGATGTCAAACTCAGTTTTGTTCGTGGACCGTTTACACATTCGTAGACTGTTTACACATAAAATGATTTGGTCTCTCTGTTAACAATCGCACCAAAATCTTTTGTTCAGCAATGATTTACACTAGCGAcacttgtttttttaaatcctttcaaaaaacccaaaaggtaaaggatttttttatagttAGCAACTACACCCGTATGATAGCTATATTAGACCCCCAAAGCCAAGTCACATACTATCAGACATTGGTCGAGTGAAGTGTACTTACCACCATCGCCCCGTAGGAGTATAGTTCCGCATCACAGTAGTCGCAGAGATAAATATCGAAGCCTGCTGATATGACCATTTCCTCCTGAGCGGCCAAGCAACTTTGGGAGTTCGATTGCTTCGGTAGAAGGCACTTGCGACTGTTAAACTTTTGCTCTTGGTCGTACAGCTGCGTAATAAGAAGGTAAAATCAAGATCAACCGATCGTAATGCATTATTTTCCGCCTTCCCATACCATATTTTCATTGCGAAACGTAACCAACAGCTTGTTCGTGGATCGCTCGAACAACGAGGTCGTGGAGTTGTAGTTGTTGATGAATCGCAATGCCGTCGGTTGAAACTTGGCCAGATCCGCACAGTACCGAAGAAGGTAGATGTTGTCGTGAGAGTCGTAACACGCTACCACGAGCTCCCGCATCTTGAGTAACCAATCCTGCGAGCAAAAACAGCAATTAGTAGTCATCCATCAATGTGCCCCCTCCGAGAGGGCCTGAGTCTGACCTACCCCGGTGAATGATTTTGGCCGCTTGAATGGTTTTGTAAATTCTAAATCTTTTGGCCACCATGGTGGTTTGTTAAATTCGGTCATCGAATGGATAGTGACGTTTCCCAGTGAACACTGCACCATGAACGGTATGAATCTTTCCAGTTGCGTTGCGGTGATCTTGTCCAGGGACGTTGGGTAGCCGTCCGCGAA from Anopheles stephensi strain Indian chromosome 2, UCI_ANSTEP_V1.0, whole genome shotgun sequence includes the following:
- the LOC118504536 gene encoding uncharacterized protein LOC118504536 produces the protein MPPTTEELEDDGSKNMVSNLPLLFADGYPTSLDKITATQLERFIPFMVQCSLGNVTIHSMTEFNKPPWWPKDLEFTKPFKRPKSFTGDWLLKMRELVVACYDSHDNIYLLRYCADLAKFQPTALRFINNYNSTTSLFERSTNKLLVTFRNENMLYDQEQKFNSRKCLLPKQSNSQSCLAAQEEMVISAGFDIYLCDYCDAELYSYGAMVEHEKACHTEQSNAELADTSDDDDVIFCGTVLDDQLPLDAAARAQAKQQKMVSFLSQNFMLRCRNAIESAPSSTIPKSTGNNAEVENSSGGTMAESATSTGGKYRRLPRRSRQVVTLAKCTQIPLSSPLGLFMIKASKIITTPDYLLERYERMERFCIAPALPPGANYPLRPGVKNAGSIQDAATNIHDRRIPKWLFGKIKSGPNGCPVTFKRIADDSCEPSKHQYKFPRRQFFTKQRIENFLFYNKPLLQRCRPFVVSLQRLTADEVQKLSLQPGIERERQEAELAAQQERQRRKELAEFAESAMVIDSIDLCSSDEEVQHMEEERLVNVSDEEPTNACSRQENNSTPDNDYTVHDAIETIVLEMDDSMGSDTNEYTNTSFYRSSPPQKLLSSGRFPKELPMPTFAKKSFVSSMLSESAYRLNQSLPSANGKIVDGARQPLTAPLYLYANCSQTAVSLAEETQFASGNRMMARKGASLPLKENLVNVFGATGNGANGDSMLLGPGTTVPVHHHQAGTAQARTAMLLTAPMANGHTIITNGTIPVAFASSRTSASVVQTLSTTTTFVNQAIHVSMNHNNSTGTAAVSSATAANLQ